A stretch of DNA from Arachis hypogaea cultivar Tifrunner chromosome 19, arahy.Tifrunner.gnm2.J5K5, whole genome shotgun sequence:
tacttttccaaaAAATTTAGATAACTTAACTACTATAATTTAATACTGTATCGACTACAAAATTCTGTTATTGTATAGGAGAATAAGGGTCTTATTTTTACCTAAATAAtaggttaaaaaaaattaatcttaattttaaattttgaattagttAAGTTTATTCATGTTCAATAAACTTGAGATGTAATCTATTGTTTACAATCTTCGTTGTCCACTTaccgaaattaaaaaaaaataatttgctaTGCATATATTACTACCTCATAAATGCTTTGAAAGTGGagttttaactaatatttttttaaaaataataaaattattaccaGTAGCTTTGCATAAATACTCAAAAGAATTTATGAATTTTCAAAGACACTGGGACAACAAAAGGAATTTTCTatcatttttagaatttaatatcaCCTGAGATTCGCCTAAAGAGTGACACGTGCTAAATGTTATTTTAAGTGACACTGCATATTTACTTATTATCAATATGGGTGATGCTAggtaaccaaaaaataattacaatatagaAATATCACATAAAAATTCTAATTCTCTTGATAAGCAAGTAACATACACCTTTTTATCACTTATTCTCTTTATCACTTATTATTTTGCTGCATGTTTGGAGTCATTAATGttctttccaaaatcaatttcaGTTTCTCCCAAATCAAATCCATAGCATCTCTCAATCAcattattatccattaaaatgcaataattcgctgcaaaaatcatgaaaattaaattaaaaatttttaacaacttttactatacaacttatattttacatatagactattaaaaaataaaacataaaatataaacaaaaattaaaaaataattttttaaaaataattattaactcgttatattaaaatcaataaataagcatacatatgaatattaaataaaaatattaaaataattaaaatcatgacctattagtgcacatatgagataatttgaaaaatacaataagacgtatagtttaaaatttgataatattaattataaaaatttattaattatagacatcatgtaggtatgaaattatgaatattatgagtacaaattatggatgttattaacaTGAAATaatggatgttatgtgtatgaatctatggatgttatgagtaaatttatcaattgaataaattaatttaagaatttgatattttttaaattcaattatgataaaatttaaaaacatctgtattaattttataagagtaaagtatcgtttttgtccccaacgtttggggtaagtcccaaagttgtccctaacgtttcaatcgtcctatttaagtccctaacgtttcaaaattgactcaatgttgtcctgccgttagggatccattaacagaattgacggcaggacaaaattgagacgattttgaaacgttagggacttaaataggacgaaaacgttggggacaaaaacgatacatagaaataaattttaattttatccttcaataatatcaatgtttTACTATACacagtattcaattattttttaatcacatctaagtaaattacacttaatcatattcctttcattctaaataaattaattttttttataattttactcttaaagatttttagttatcatgaaatatttgtagaatgattagtatataaacttgcggaaaagaaaaaaataatatatatacaataaaatataaattatatcttttatctctaatgtatcaaaattctttaaaattataaaaaaataattttatttaaaataaaaataatgtgattaagtgtaatttacttaaatgtaattaaaaaatagttgaacactatgtacagtaaaaaattgatattattgaaagacaaaattgaattaaaaattatttttatgtatcatttttgtccccaacgttttcgtcctatttaagtccctaacgtttcaaaattgtttcaattttgtcccgccgtcaattctgttaacggatctctaacggcaggacaacatttagtcaattttgaaacgttagggacttaaataggacgattgaaacgttagggacaactttgggatttaccccaaacgttggggacaaaaatgatactttactcattTTATAATTACTTATGCAATAACTAGAAAATGATATGTGTAtggatgtaatatctaataagcatgaatttaatttatagatgttagttgtatgtaattatggatgttatgtatataacgtatgaatgttatgtgtatgaacttaattagtacaatataattataaatgcacataaaaaaaattaaaacagttTATTATCGTACCTCATCAAAGCTAGTGTAGTTTTTCATATTCTCGAAAATTGATTGATTGGCAATAACTTCGTCGGGTGGGTCCATCTGTTGTTCAAATTCTTCAACACTTTTTACCATAAGTACCGTATTAAGGTCGAATTCAAATGTCATACTATTTGTAATGATAAAGATGATTTCTTATAAAATTCCTTGACATATTCTAATTGTGCTTGCAATGGTATTAgagttgtgaattttgaataaacatAATTGAATTAACGGAAACAAAATCATATTAAGGTAGCAGATTTTGTATCTCTCCATTGAATGATAATAAATGActtaacaaaaatagaaaattaattacaataaaaaacgataatgataataataaaaaaaataaaaaagcgtgTATGAtaataatcaattataattattgattttatgtgatattattgtatttagaCGAAAGAATAAAGCAAGAATCAATTTCAATGATAAATCATAatcgttattaattattattattaatttttatatgaacATACCAGAGGAACTATATATGCTATTTAGTGTGTTTTAGGACAATTAATGTCatataatcatttttattttattcttaaatataaaaatcaaattataaaaaggaTTATTAAGTATTGATTATAAGAATATCTAATAGTAAGggatatgatattataattaatattattaataataagtgGAGTTGATAAGAATATGATAAGTGGAATGATAAGTAGAATGATAAGAGAATGggctaaaaaataaaattgttattaaATGATGTAAATGAAGTATATTATAGAAAGTTTTGGCTAATTATGGCTGgaatttttttgttaccaaactttTTCCTAACAATATACAGAGGGATGAGATAGATTAGttcaaataacataatttttcCGTACTCATTTAAGAAGTCGCCAGTTTGTGAGTTCccttatttttggtaaaaaaatatatagaaagaggGATGAGATACATTTAATGtttaaaatatcaataaatataatttaaaatttcatatggAACATCTAATCCCATTCCACTCAAGTAATATTAGTaagaatcaaaatttcaatttggGAAAATGTTTCTATGTTAGTAAGAATGAAATTTCAAACTTTTAGTtggaataaaaattatataattgtaaatataataaattaataagaaaggagatatttttgagatttgatttatataaattttaaattaatctgtagtgtaattaaataaaaaaataattaatagtgTAAATGAATTAAATAGAGTAATTGAAGGGTATTATTTTTGACTCATTACATTGATCATGCAGTAGTGGGGGTGTTTAAATAGGGCGTGATTGGTAGTCCCTGAGCAATCTGAGAGGATGAGTGAAGCAATTGAAAAGCTGGAAAGTGCAAAAACAAATTGTAGCAGCGAATAAGAGGCATCATATGATTGGATTTGGTGGTACATGTTTATTATCTGTCAAATGACAAAGCAAATGCAGTGTGTGTAGCAGTAAGTAGTAGTGTGTGTTTTCCGCCCCGCTCCATCCCCTCCCTCCACTTCCAAAATATTCATTCCACAACACCCACTCACTCACTACTCACTACTCACTGCTGTCTAACCGTCTACGCAAACACACGCACTTTCTGCATTTTTTCTCTCTTCAAACCGCACATACATCACCccattcattttctttttctctttctccttttcctATGAGACTCTCCCTCTTCTCACTCTTACCCCACCGCCATCCCAATATCATCACAACCACGCCCCGCTCCTCCCGCATGGACGCATCCTTCCACCGCCGCAAGGACAAGGTCGTCGTCATCGTCGGTGCCACCGGCTCAGGCAAATCCCGTCTCTCTCTCGACCTCGCCTCCCTCTCCTTCCCCTTCTCCGAACTCATCAACTCTGACAAAATGCAAGTCTACAACGGCCTCGAAATCACAACCAACAAGATCCCCATTCACGAGCGCAAAGGCGTCCCTCACCACCTCCTCGGCGACGTATCCCCTGCACACGGCGAGTTCTCCCCCTCCGACTTCCGCCGACGCGCCGGAGAAATCATCTCCGATATCACCTCCCGAAATAAGCTCCCCATAGTCGTTGGCGGCTCCAACTCCTTCGTCCACGCACTTCTGGTGGAACGAttcgacccggagttgaacgtgTTTGATGGGGACGCTGAGATATCGCCGGAGTTGAGGTACGAGTGCTGCTTCCTCTGGGTGGATATATCGTTCAATGTGTTGAGGGATTACTTGTTGAAGCGAGTGGACGACATGCTTGACTCAGGAATGGTGGAAGAGTTAGCTGAGTTCTTCGACCGCGACTCGCCCGATTTAGAACTCGAATCGGCCAGCCGAACCGGTTTGAGAAAAGCCATTGGGGTGCCTGAGTTCGACCGCTTTTTTAAATTGTACCCTCCTGGTTGCCACGATTCACTGCGGGCGGGTGCATACGAGAAAGCCGTGAGGGCCATAAAGGATAACACGTGTCAGCTGGCCAAGAGGCAG
This window harbors:
- the LOC112775124 gene encoding adenylate isopentenyltransferase-like — translated: MRLSLFSLLPHRHPNIITTTPRSSRMDASFHRRKDKVVVIVGATGSGKSRLSLDLASLSFPFSELINSDKMQVYNGLEITTNKIPIHERKGVPHHLLGDVSPAHGEFSPSDFRRRAGEIISDITSRNKLPIVVGGSNSFVHALLVERFDPELNVFDGDAEISPELRYECCFLWVDISFNVLRDYLLKRVDDMLDSGMVEELAEFFDRDSPDLELESASRTGLRKAIGVPEFDRFFKLYPPGCHDSLRAGAYEKAVRAIKDNTCQLAKRQIQKIHRLKAAGWDLRRLDATEAFRVLMTSGRDGGANGGDRWSDVWGRDVLEPSVKIVRRFLME